A stretch of the Mycobacteroides immunogenum genome encodes the following:
- the rpmH gene encoding 50S ribosomal protein L34, producing the protein MAKGKRTFQPNNRRRARTHGFRLRMRTRAGRAIIAGRRRKGRRELTA; encoded by the coding sequence GTGGCAAAGGGCAAGCGGACCTTCCAGCCAAACAATCGGCGTCGCGCACGTACCCACGGTTTCCGGTTGCGCATGCGCACCCGCGCGGGTCGCGCCATCATTGCCGGCCGGCGTCGTAAGGGTCGTCGCGAACTGACCGCCTGA